A genomic region of Macaca thibetana thibetana isolate TM-01 chromosome 14, ASM2454274v1, whole genome shotgun sequence contains the following coding sequences:
- the LOC126934702 gene encoding 60S ribosomal protein L12-like, whose product MPPKFDPNEIKVVHLRCTGGEVCATSALAPKIGPLGLSPKKVGDDIAKATGELKGLRITVKLTIQNRQAQIQVVPSASALIIKALKEPPRDRKKQKNIKHSGNITFDEIVNTARQIQHRYARELSGTIKEILGTAQSVGCNVDGRHPHDIIDDINSGAKECPAS is encoded by the coding sequence ATGCCGCCGAAGTTCGACCCCAACGAGATCAAAGTCGTACACCTGAGGTGCACTGGAGGTGAAGTCTGTGCCACCTCTGCACTGGCCCCCAAGATCGGTCCCCTGGGTCTGTCTCCGAAAAAGGTTGGTGATGACATTGCCAAGGCAACAGGTGAGTTGAAGGGCCTGAGGATTACAGTGAAACTGACCATTCAGAACAGACAGGCCCAGATTCAGGTGgtgccttctgcctctgccctgaTCATCAAAGCTCTCAAGGAACcaccaagagacagaaagaaacagaaaaacattaaacacagtGGGAATATCACTTTTGATGAGATCGTCAACACTGCTCGACAGATACAGCACCGATACGCCAGAGAACTCTCTGGAACCATTAAAGAGATCCTGGGGACTGCCCAGTCTGTGGGCTGTAATGTTGATGGCCGCCACCCTCATGACATCATAGATGACATCAACAGTGGTGCTAAGGAATGCCCAGCCAGTTAa